A genomic segment from Triticum dicoccoides isolate Atlit2015 ecotype Zavitan unplaced genomic scaffold, WEW_v2.0 scaffold190532, whole genome shotgun sequence encodes:
- the LOC119344884 gene encoding protein transport protein Sec61 subunit gamma-like has protein sequence MDAVDSMVDPLREFAKDSVRLVKRCHKPDRKEFTKVAARTTIGFVVMGFVGFFVKLIFIPINNIIVGSG, from the exons ATGGACGCCGTCGACTCCATGGTGGACCCCCTCCGCGAGTTTGCCAAGGACAGCGTCCGCCTCGTCAAGCGTTGCCACAAGCCCGACCGCAAGG AGTTCACCAAGGTGGCGGCGCGGACGACGATCGGGTTCGTCGTCATGGGgttcgtcggcttcttcgtcaagcTCATCTTCATCCCCATCAACAACATCATCGTCGGCTCCGGCTAG